The following is a genomic window from Deinococcus reticulitermitis.
CCAGCCTGAGAAGCCGCAGGGCGGCGCGGCGGTCGGTGTCTACCCAGTGGGTTAGGTCTTCGAGGAATTCCGGCTGGAAGACGGCGGCGCGTTCACTCACCGCCCCGCCCCGCCCGCGCTTCCAGTTCCCGCAGGGTCAGGGCTTCCCCTTCACCCGACAGGGCGCGCGACAGGGCAGACAGCAGGCGCCGGGCATTCTCCGGGGAGCGCAGCAAGTGGGCTGTCTCTTGCAAGCTCCGCAGTTCATCGGCGGCAATCAAGGCGGCGGGCGCGTGCCCACGGCGCTCAATAATCACCGTTTCCCGGTCTTCGGTGGCGCGGGTCATCAGGTCGGCCAACTCCGCGCGGGCCTGGGAATAGGTGCGTTCGATCATGCCCGTATTGTACAGCCCTCCGGTACAACTTCCAGGGGGCAGGCATGAGGGCGCGCGGCAAGCTGTCCCGCTTAGAAGCCCTCGAAGAGGGTTGGGGCAAGTTGTTGGATGCAGGGAAACAGAAGGACCCCAGGAAGGCAGGCGACCGCCTGCTGTACCACTTCCCGCCACGTCTTGAAGGCGGCCTG
Proteins encoded in this region:
- a CDS encoding type II toxin-antitoxin system Phd/YefM family antitoxin; its protein translation is MIERTYSQARAELADLMTRATEDRETVIIERRGHAPAALIAADELRSLQETAHLLRSPENARRLLSALSRALSGEGEALTLRELEARAGRGGE